A genomic region of Antennarius striatus isolate MH-2024 chromosome 4, ASM4005453v1, whole genome shotgun sequence contains the following coding sequences:
- the LOC137594228 gene encoding carbohydrate sulfotransferase 1-like isoform X1 encodes MQCSWKSVVLLALASIAIQYTAIRTFSPKPVSLLCSVGLAPAGHPANCTVRDLTRLGQGTVSEQGCDEILTNTPPFSSAAAPSHHAQKRTHIIILATTRSGSSFVGQLFNQHPEVFYLFEPLYHVQLALLPRLAQSRNMAERRVMLGAARDLLRSLYHCRLNSLESYIRPRPANHSTDKLFRRGASKRPPSTTSSRHSHSCPGCASVCSVGRSLCSPPACEAALGPEGQSLVLADEGECVRRCGPLNVSLAIDACRAKRHTAIKTVRIPQVSDLRALIEDPKLNLKVVQLVRDPRGILASRIETFRDTYRLWRLWRATGRRPHNLDLGQINTVCEDFLRSVSTGLSRPSWLRGRYLLLRYEDLARFPLQKTRELYSFLDLVLDQSVEDWILNNTRGSRDLSSRQKFTTVRDSAANAENWRVKLTFDMVVYTQTACQQLLDVLGYKTVYHARELRNLSHSLVEDRTFLPFS; translated from the exons ACCGTGAGAGATTTGACCCGGTTGGGTCAGGGGACAGTCTCGGAACAAGGTTGCGATGAGATCCTCACCAACACCCCCCCGTTTTCCTCCGCCGCCGCCCCATCCCATCACGCCCAGAAGAGAACCCACATCATCATTCTGGCCACGACACGGAGCGGATCCTCGTTTGTGGGTCAGCTGTTCAACCAGCACCCCGAG GTGTTCTACCTGTTCGAGCCTCTGTACCACGTCCAGCTGGCGCTGCTCCCCCGCCTGGCGCAGAGCCGTAACATGGCTGAGAGGAGGGTGATGCTGGGGGCCGCCAGAGACCTGCTGCGGTCCCTGTACCACTGTCGCCTCAACAGTCTGGAGAGTTACATCAGACCCCGTCCCGCCAACCACTCCACCGACAAGCTGTTCAGAAGAGGAGCTAGTAAGAGACCCCCCAGCACCACATCCAGCCGTCACTCCCATAGCTGTCCTGGTTGTGCTTCTGTGTGTTCCGTAGGTCGGTCTCTGTGCTCCCCTCCGGCGTGTGAGGCGGCTTTGGGCCCAGAAGGCCAGAGCTTGGTGCTGGCTGATGAGGGGGAGTGTGTGAGGAGGTGTGGGCCTCTCAACGTGTCATTGGCCATCGATGCCTGTAGAGCAAAGCGCCACACAGCCATCAAGACTGTCCGGATACCCCAAGTCAGTGACCTCAGAGCGCTGATTGAAGACCCAAAGCTCAACCTGAAG GTGGTCCAGCTCGTTCGAGATCCGCGGGGCATCCTGGCTTCTCGCATTGAGACCTTTCGAGACACTTACCGGCTGTGGCGTCTTTGGAGAGCGACAGGACGTCGGCCCCACAACCTGGACCTTGGTCAGATCAACACGGTTTGTGAGGACTTCCTGAGGTCCGTGTCCACAGGCCTGTCCAGACCTTCCTGGCTCAGAGGACGGTATCTTCTGCTCAG GTATGAGGACCTGGCCAGGTTTCCCCTCCAGAAGACCAGAGAGCTCTATAGTTTCCTCGATCTGGTTCTTGATCAAAGTGTGGAAGACTGGATCCTGAACAACACTCGAGGCAGCCGGGACCTCTCATCTCGTCAGAAGTTCACCACCGTTCGGGATTCTGCTGCTAACGCAGAAAACTGGAGGGTAAAGCTGACCTTTGACATGGTGGTCTACACTCAGACCGCCTGTCAGCAGCTTCTTGATGTCCTCGGATACAAGACAGTCTACCATGCCAGAGAGCTGAGGAACCTCTCACACTCTTTGGTGGAAGACAGGACGTTCCTGCCATTTTCTTAA